DNA from Ictalurus punctatus breed USDA103 chromosome 20, Coco_2.0, whole genome shotgun sequence:
GCAAAGAGCTGGTAGGTTTGACATGTAATGTAGAATTTTCAGTAAGATCTTAGAGTCTTATGATATTTAGTGACACATTATGAACATTAATTTGCCATGGCGGGAAAAAATCCACCATTAAGATGGTTATATAATTATGgttatgttgatttttttttttttattattatttttattttgttagaATATTATATCGGTATGTTGAGAACATGGCGGTACGTGTCTCTGAGAGTAATCTAAATCTAATTACTGTAATATAATTGTTTTGCCACATCACCCTTTATAGTCTGAATATTCTGCAGATTATTGCGTAAGATCATGCAGTTGCCAGTTCGACTCAGACAATAATACTTTACCACAGGCTCGTTGTATATTCGACTTACGGGGTTGTGAGCAGTGAGATTGTGTACACAGGTCCAAACTACAGTACGGGGGGGTTATTGTAAACGAATAATGCTGAGAATGTTTGGTTTGTGTGGTCTCCAGGGGTGTGTTCCAGTCTCTGGTTCAGAAGCACTTTCCATTAGAGAAACCGAAGAGAGAAAAGACTGCTGGAAATAAACGAAAACGTGAGTAGCTCTCATGACGAAGTACTCCGTTTATTCTcctaaatgaatattaaaaccTTACAGTATCGTGTATTCGACTTCAGTCTGTTTACTGCATCTAGACATGTACGGAAAAGGTTACATATCTAAGAAATATATCTATTTGGGTTCTCAGGAAAACCGAGAGGTCGGCCACCCAAATTTCCAAAACACTGTGTAGAGGTAGGCGGAGTTATTAAGATCAGCGACGGCTCGGATTCAGACTCTGAGGACATGGACAGTGACTCAAACTCGTCCCCTGACTCACTGCAAGACAACGATGACGTCATCTTTGTTAACCACATCAATGGACCTACTGGTAGGTTGGTGCTCAGTAGTTACTGAGAAATTGAATTTTTAGCCTtgtatagaaaagaaaaaacattgtttaagcTTTCACAGTGTTTCAAGTGTTTTGCCACTGTTTCaatgtgagatttttttttgttgtagttgcattttaaacataaaagccAATTTGGGCATAAACTACTCCACTACTATATAAATTTATAGGAATGTAAATCTTACTGGTGTGGGAATGTGTGCAGTAAAGCACCCTGTGTTTCAGAGTGTCTACATTACATATCTGGTGTACTTAAATTTAAGTCTAGACTGCTAAATCACATGGGAGAGGTCTGGCTCTTCCAATTTCTCTTCATcgaaactgttgtgtgtgtgtgtgtaatggggtttttttttcttgtgcccTCAGCAAAACTGGAGGAATTGAAGCAGAAGCTGCTGGCTAAGATAGCAGAGCTGGGAAAGGAGCTTCCTCTTAACACACTGGACGAGCTGATCGATCAATTCGGAGGCCCAGAGAAAGTGTCCGAGGTGAGGGTTTGCATGGCCGCAAAACAAACGAATCGTTTTCTGAAGTGTGCGCGAACGCGTACTTACGCTGTAgtcgtgtgtatgtgtagatgACGGGTCGTAAGGGCCGAGTGGTGCGGAGGCCCGACGGCAGGGTGCAGTATGAATCACGCGCTGAACAAGGATTCACCATCGACCACGTGAACATCAAAGAGAAAGAACGCTTTATGGACGGTGAAAAGGTAAAGATTCAGCTCGCGCCAGGGCCTCGTAGTGCCTTCGGCCATTTCCTGTAGGATTTACGTATAAAATGTGGGCTGGTgggtgacaaaaaaataaaagactctctccctgtctctctctctctgtttcacacAAAGCTGGTGGCGATCATCTCCGAGGCTGCAAGTTCAGGGATTTCTCTACAGGCAGATAAACGTGTGCAGAATAAAAGGAGAAGGGTGCACATGACTCTGGAGCTGCCATGGAGTGCTGACCGCGCCATACAacaattcggtgtgtgtgtggagaaaacGCTATAATGAGAAAAGACTCCTGTGGTGTTAAGACATTAGTTCTCGTGGAGTGTGCACAAGATTGAATAAAATGGTGTATTGCTGTTCAGTAAAGTGAGTGTGTTCTCCAACAGGCCGCACTCATCGCTCTAACCAGGTAACGGCTCCAGAGTACATCTTCCTGATCTCCGAGTTAGCGGGAGAGAGACGCTTTGCTTCCATCGTGGCCAAGCGCCTGGAGAGTTTGGTAATTACACAACCACAGtcatactttattttattttttccccctgcgaTTATATTCATACGCGTATACACGGAGCGTATCGTACGTCTGCGAGAAGAGTTCACGGATCTGTCTTTCTCATCAGGGGGCGCTGACACACGGCGATAGACGAGCCACCGAGTCCAGAGATCTGAGCAAATACAACGTTGAAAACAAAGTAGGAGAGCGTGCGCACTACTGAAAATATGcttctgaaatatttcataaacatgtaaacatttaataaaaggaTTTAACATTGTTGTCTGTCGTACAGCACTGAGGCATAATATAAAAATCCATCATTTAGACCTCATCTAGTGATACATTTATTATAGTAGATACAACAGTCAACGTATTTGCAGTCAGTTAAATGAGTTCGTTTACATCTGAATGCTgtaattgtaaatatattttagctATTGGTGTAAGCAAAAAGGGAACAGCTTGGTCTTTAAAATTGTTGCCCtgaatatgcataaatattttatgtttgtctCTCCACATAGTATGGCACAAAAGCTTTGGATAAGATCACTAAAGCCATCCTGGGATACATTGAAAACAAAGTTCCACCACCAAAAGGCTATCCAGGGGGTGAATCAAGATTCTTTGCAGGTTGTAATTTAAACTTTTATAGTCTACAGTGTTGGTCATTTATATGCTGTGCTCTTGTTTTCTCTGAACATTAGGCTGACTTTCGTTCATGAGTACTAATTAATTATGATCAGTTCTTATGCTAATTATtcttatactgtgtgtgtgtatgtgtgagacagatatGAAGAAAGGGATGATCGACGTGGgcattttctgtaaggagccACGCTTTGGGCTCAACACAGAGAAAGGTAAGTATTTACAACCCTGTATAAACATATTAGATGACTTCCAGAGTTATGTAATCTGATCTCAGTCTAATGCATGTGTGGGGTATTATGGGATTAGAACAGACCATAATTCTAATATGTcccttcagtaaaaaaaaaataataataataaataagcaggAAAACCTGTTTACTCGAAACACATTAGTGGAGTGGCAGTGGATCAATTTAGTcaataaatgtttcaaatgtgtaATATTTGAAAGTATATAAACTGTAATTAATCTTACAGCCATTACCACTGGAGCAATGCGGTAATCCCTCCATGACTACACTGCTATTTCTAACTAGAATATCTTTGCATATTACACTAAGGCCTATTCCACACTGGCACAGATTAAACTGATGTGTCTTTTTCATCCGAATCTGAAAATTGTCGCGTGATCTCCTGAAGTCCGAAATTTATTAGGATGCTCCACTGTATCTCTAATGAGAGGCTGTCATTGCTTCCTCATTTAGATTGTAAAATGCTCTCGGGGAAGGAAGCTCTGTGGACGAGggcattaaacatttaaagatgccAGTGTCTGGGATTAAAACCTTAATGAAGGTCCACATTGGAGTTCGGTTTGTCATCACTGCATTCGTATTTGCCCAGGATGATGCTGTCAGAATCAGAGTTTATTCGAAGGGCTTGTCAGTCCAGCTTAAACATGAGCATGAACCCCTCCTCTCCTTCCCATTCCCTAGATTGCACCATCACTAAATTCCTGAATCGGATTTTGGGCCTGGAGGTGCACCAGCAGAACTTTCTCTTCCAGTACTTCACCAACAACTTTGAATACCTGATTGACAAGGACAAAAAGGAAGGCAAATATGACATGGGTATACTTGGTAAGCAGCCAATCCTTCACACAATGgttgtgtctgtctgttcatttaaataccTTCATTCTGATAACACATCCCAAGCAGCTTGTTTTGCTTCGCACTCACGTATGCTTCATCTAGTCTAAGTGCAGAAGCACACGAGGAGTGATATATTTATTGACTTGAATCATCTATGCAgcacatttgaatgttttcctAGTTTATTGTGGGTTGAATTACATAGACTAGTCTGGCAAAACCACTGAACTGTATGATGCAGGGAGAGCTAATGTGACTGGAGTGTAGAGCTGTAATTTATAtctagtatgtgtgtgtttgtggggttgtattgatctgtgtgtgttattagaTCTGGCTCCAGGTAATGATGAGATCCAtgaagagaaacaggaagtgttccTGACTCCTGGGAATCCCCAAGAAGGCCAGGTCATCCTGTATAAGGTACTCACATCctatgtgtttattatttaaaaaaaaattcctctttATTACTTAAGGGCAACACTGGGGaatttctgtatttaaaatgttagtcaCTTAATGATGTCATTGTCTCATGATGAGGCAATGACAGTGCAACAATCTTGTGCGATATGGAGGTCTGTTCGGGTgcatttattgaagaaaacaaaactacagtgaaaagaaaaaaaaaacctagaaatgtgaaatataattaaaaagcaGATGTGCGTTATTTTTCCTTTCCATTAATTTGTCCATGCAGCATGTGAATTACGTTTTAATTTAGCATGGAACATGTGATTGAAAATCATTAGAACTGAaacttaaatataataaacccACATGTCTGTAAAAATAGAAACTATTAGAAGTTAGAAACCACACGAGAAGCTAAAACTAATTTGGATTCCACATCAAATATGAACTATTAAATCATTAATTAACTACCAATGAATTAATGTTTGGATGTTAACACTATGAAATAACACACGAGTTGTGCAGTGACCAAAACAAAGTGTTAAACGGTTATCTCAGTTCTACATGAAAACTATTTGGGGgaaacaatttaattttaaatatttttttttaaaaatgagatttagaaataaatttacacttttttttattttttttattgttttttttttcctatttacATTTCAACCATACGCCTTCAAGGTTTTTAAGTCAGTAAAAATGGAGCATTGAATCTAGTGTGTGCAGGCTTTTTACTGGTAGTGTATTTAGAGACTGACATGCTTTTGCCGTGCTGTTTTAAGATCAGCGTGGATCGGGGGATGCCGTGGGTCGAGGCCTGCAGCAAAGCAGACAAACTGACTGGGGAAAATGAGGGCTTCTACCTTTCCCACAAGGTATTTAGAACTATTACAGTAATCATTTACAAGTAATACGTTTTTACTATTTTCTACTTGTACTTTCTTTATTCCTGTTGGTGGCTTGTTCAGTAGTTATGGTGGTCATTTTGTGTGTCTCCAGCTGCGAGGGAGCCAGCCGTGTGTGCTGCTGGCAGAGCAAGGTCGAGGACGTAATCTCATCGTCTATAAGCCTAACATCGGCAGACAAGCCCACCCTGAAAACCTGGAGAATCTGCAGCAGCGGTACCGCAAGGTCAGAAGTGAGCCAGAGGCAGGCGCACCTTCACTCATTCGGTCATTACTTTCCACAACCGCATCATGATGTTCATTATTCTTAACAGTTGAGTGGACGGTTTAAAACTGACACTGTGTCATCTTAGTACACTGACTAGCCTGGTTTGGATTTAAATAAGCGATTATATTAAGAGCCTATGATTGGGTCATTATTacagtgattttaatgtttCAGCTGGCAGCAGTTCTTTTAATCCTAAGTGATAGTGTGTAGCTTCGCAGTTCTTAAACATCCATGTCGGAAGATGTAGCCTGTGGTCGTGGAAAAGTTTTTCCAGAAGGGGCAGATTATTGGCCTGCATCAAGCAAAATGTGCATTAAGGAGATTGCTGAAATCACTGGAATTGGGTTAAGAACTGTCCAATACGTTATTCAAAGCTGGAAGGATAATGGTGAACTGTCAATTTTGCTGGAAGAAATGTGGTTGGGGAAGGAATAAATCTTGAACGATCATGATGGGAGAGCTTTAAAACTTTTGGTGATGTCATGTCGTAAAAAATTGACAGTGGAACTCAACGGCTGTGTTTAGTAGTGAAAGTAAGagcatttccacacacacacacacaacgcagCAGGAACTTACAGGATCGGGACTAAACAGCTGTGTGGCCACAGGAAAGCCGTTTGTTAGTGAGGCTTCTTGAATAAAACGACTTAAATTTGCTAGGGAGCATCAAGATTGGACTGTGGAGCGATGGGAAAAGGTCATGTGGTCTGATGTGTCCAGATTTATCCTAttatactccacgtcttaattcgatttttGTTTACTTCGTGTATGACTtcagtcggattaaggtcatcaataatcgctgtttacatgttcctttcttaatcagagtatcgtcttaatcgggttcatcagattattgttgtccatgtagaCGAACTGATTGGCCACCACAGAGTCCTGCCCTTAACCCCACCGAAAGTCTTTGGGATGCACCGGAGAAGACTTTTTTTACGAAGTGGTTCGACTCTGGATGGAAATAAGTGTCGTAATGTTGCATAAGGTTGTCAAAACAAACGCACGCTGTAATCAGAGCTAAAGGTGGTGCAAGGAAATATTAGTGTGTGCGACTTTGTTTTGGCCGGCGAATGTACATTCTTCATGTTAGGAAGCGCTGTAATCCTAAAGTCTGAAATACTTCATGAGCATTATTAAGGACAGTGTAAACCTTGGACTGGTTCAGATCAGTTTTGCACAGTGACACCTAGTGGATATCAGGAGCCAGGTCCTCACTTCTGTTTTTGGTTTATTACGCTGCTGTAGGTGACCCCAGAAGAGGCCAAAGATTGCTGGGAGAATCAGTTTGTCTTCTCGTTCAAGAAGTGCAGCCATGCCAACTGGTGAGTAACAAAAGGTTATGAggtggattgtttttttttttttgtgtgtgtgtgctgaagcatctcagaaagaagaagggaaaaaagatAAGATTGTTgcttgtgtaaatatatatatatatatatatatatatatatatatatatatatatatatatatatatatatatatatatatatatatatatatatgcgtgtctGCAgtaattgatttgatttttttggtCTGACATATCAACTCATCATATGtctaagctgtgtgtgtgtgtgtgtgtgtgtgtgtgtgtgtgtgtgtgtgtttataggaaAGGTAAGTGTAAGCAGTTGGAGCAGGGTCAGGAGTGCTGGCTGGGTATGCGTCTGCGGCAGTACCACATGCTGTGCGGAGCTTTGCTGAGAGTGTGGAAGCGAGTCGCAGATGTCGTCTCTGACATCACCAACTCCAGCATCCTGCAGATTGTGCGCCTCAAAACCAAACAGAACAGCAAGCAAGTCGGTAAGAATTACAATttgcgcacacatacacaagacAGACACTGCACAAACCATTCACACCGTCACCTTAGAAGCGATGGTATATAATCATTCTGGATTTTGCGTTAATCAACGAATGAATGATGGTGGTACTGTGTTTAGGTTACACAATGTTCTGTTTAAATCTCCTTCAGGTATAAAGATACCAGAGAACTGTGTTGAGCGTGTGCGCAGCGAGCTCTCTCAGATGGACTCTGAGGTGAAGCGAGCTCGGCAGCAGAAGGAGCAGCGCGCGCAGGAGCAGCGCGCGCAAGAGCAGCGCGCGCAGGAACAGCGCATCCTCCAGGAGCGTCTCAGGCTCGAGCAGCAGAAGTTCCTCTACAGCCGCAAGCCCTTCAGTCGCCCTGCTATGCATCCACCAAACCCCCCTCCGTACCCAAGCCCACAGCCAGGCTGGGCTGCTCTGCCGCCCAAGAGCCAAGCTGTGGACGAAGTGCTGGACCTCACACTCAGTCCCTGCCCGTCCCCTGAGCCCAAACCCACTCGTGCGAACGGTGTAGCGGCGAGGCTGAAGTTCCCGGAGACGTTTCACCTGGAAGAGCTGATCTCGCAGGAGCAGCAGAGGGCGAGACGACCGCCCTTACATCCCAACAGCTTAGACACACTGCAAACCATACACACAcggaagcagcagcagcacacggTGCTGAGCGTGCTGCAGCAAAACAGGGCGAACCCAGGACATTTGCTCACGCCTCAGCAGAACTCCGGTCAATTCAACACACAGCTGCTGAGACACAACGGGAGCAAACCGGACATTAACACGCTAACCAACCACGGCATACGCATGCAACAGTTTCAGCAGCATGTAAACTCTGTATCACGGCCACCTCAGTTGCTTCAGCCCTCCCCTATACAGCAGGACGCTCATCAACACTCACTgatgcacgtgcacacacacagtttgcatACGCATGTACGGGAAAACCAAATGCCAGTCAGTGAACCTGCTCCACTTTCACTAAAACTGGTTCAGCAGGGCTCTCTCAGCAGTCAGTCGGTCACGGAAAGTTCTGCGACTCCGCAGGACAACTTCAGTTTCGACCTCGAACTGCTCGGTCATCCTGCATACTCGTTAACCTCTAAAGGCCCTCCCTCCCCTTCGTTTTCTTGTCCTTCCCCTGGGACGTCCTCGCTCTTCTCTTCAGACCCCCAGTCGTCTTCCCTCTCGGACTCCATCTCCCCTTCTTCTCTGTTTGCGCCTTCGTCCGACCGACCGCATCTTCCGTTACCCAATGGCCACTGCAGCTCGGACGCCCAGGATGTCCACAAGGCCCTAATGGCTCGCGGAAGTCCTGTAGACCGCCGCCACTCCGTCATTCAGTTCAATCCTTTAGACTGGGACGCCACCTAGTGGCCAATAATGCTTGCGAGTTTATATCACCACTGTACATGCACGTGGCAGTACTGTCACTTTTCTTTACTGTGATCTCAGCAGGTCTGGCTGAGGTATTTTGCAGTCGGTGTTGTTCTTTCTGCAGTTTGTCCACCCCCATCCTAGATCATTCGTCCACTGGCTGTAGTATACAGGTGCGTctcaaaaaatgttaatatcCTGGGAAAGTTCATTTTGTTTCcattatttaattcaaaaaatggaactttcatatattctagattcattacacataaagtgaaatatttcaagcctttttttgttttaacgtGATTaaggcttacagctcacggaaatcaaaaatccagtatctcaaaatattcaaataaagaatttatcatagagaaatgtcgacctgagaagcgCTCTAAtaagctaattaactcaaaacaccagCAAAGGTTTCccgagcctttaatctctcggtcacaatcacggggaagatgaaggTAAAcgttgcatttcatttgtaaatcaaggttccagagtctggaggaagagtggcaAGGAACAGAacccaagctgcttgaagtccagtgtgaagtttccacagtcagtgatggtTTGGGGTGTCATGTCATCtactggtgttggtccactgtgttttctcaagtcgagagtcgatgcagcgtctaccaggagattttaagCACtacatgcttccatctgctgaaaGATTTatagagatgctgatttccttttccagcaggactcggtacctgcccacagtgccaaaactactagtaactggtttcctgaccgtggtattactgtgcttgatcgtccagccgactcgcctgacccgaaccccatagagaatctacgagagacaccagacccgacaatacagacgagctgaaggccgctatcaaagcaacccgggcttccagaacaaacacgtcagcagtgccacaggctgatcgcctccatgccacgccgcattgatgcagtcaTTCCTGCAAAAGGTTTAAAGCCTCAACCGAGTATTGAgcgcataaatgaacatacttttcacaaggtcgacatttctgtattatgaattctttattctaatattttgagatgctggatttttttatttccgtGAGCtttaagccataatcatcaaaattaaaacaaaaagaggcttgaaatatttcacttaatgtgtattgaatgtagaatatatcaaagttccactttttgaattagaTTACAGTGGGGGGggtgaacttttccacgatatcaCATTTTTTGAGACGCACCTGTAGTTCCTTACAAGTGTTTTCATCAGCAGTGTTTCTTCCTTCACTGAAATTAAGGTCCATTAATTCAGGATGCTTTCAGGATACATTTGGTAGTTTTATGGCTCGTGGTTTAGGTGAGGTGGTTATTTTCccagttaataaaaaaaaaaataaaaacaaatatttttagaGCGGTACACTAGTTCAGATTTCTATGGAAGTCGTGTCTGAATATGGTTTAATCATCTCAAATATGTTGCAAAGCATTAACTAACCTATTTATCACTATAGATCACTATAGCTCCTGGTGCTGCTTCTGAATGATGCAGATTTCCATATATGACGATTCTTCCtggggtttttatttaaattttatttttttattgttgttgttaccGACCAAATGCAAGTGTCTTCACTTAAATACTGATCAGTTTGGATTATTCAGAACAACTACAGACATCCTGGAAAACTCTCATCAGTGCACCTTTTAAATGCTTTTgaaacatcaaatacattatgtatatttatttatatggtcCTTTTGGGCTTTTGTAACAACTGCTTCCTGTTGAAAACTGAATCAAGACCTGGAAGAAAATGCCTTTAGCTCAGTCAGTGCCTTTGTATCATTTAAGATGCAGTCAAcaatatcgtgtgtgtgtgtgtgtgtgtgtgtgcgcgtgcgtgcgcatgagcgtgcatgtgtgtatgttctaTAAAAGCAGATTAAATgcgtattatttattattgcgaTCATCAACTTGCACCCTCTACAAAGATATCTGCTCTACTTCATCAGAGGGGCTCACTGACTTAGAAATTTCTAATACTGCTGTTTTTACATACTGACCCCGTGAAATTTTTCCCCCCTATAATTCCGTGGGCCTGAGCTTGAGTAGAGGGACGGAATGTCTGGAAATATCTAGGGTATGAAAATAAAGCTAACAAACGTCATCCCTAGGATAATGAAGTACTCTATTTGCTTTACTGCTTGTGTACTTTCTCAGGTATAGTGTAAACTTATTACTGTCCAGACCAATTATTATTTAACTCAAAGAATTaaaggaccttttttttttttttttcttttctctttcttttctttttttaactttggGGATTGAACACCAAATTATTTATTAGGCTATTGGTTATcttaagaggtttttttttttttttttttttttttttttttttgcttttttttcttcttttccttgaACCAATTACATTATTAAAGACTTTTGACAGTTAAACTACTGGACCTCATGCTAACCTCAGTCTCCTTCTTGAGGGAGTAAAACATTTTAGCAATAAAGATAAATTCGCCCCTtgaacaagtaaaaaaaaaaaaaaattaaaaaaaaaataataataataataaaaagagccTGAAACTTGATTAGGATTCTTGTTGGGCTCTcctttgtttgaaatatttttcaaatgtaTCAGAAGACTATTATAtttcaaaaaagaaagaggaaaaaaagaaaagattacTAAGGATACGTTTCTTATGAGGTCAAGATATTCTTGTATAGGTGGAACGGAAGCAATTTGTTGTCTTTGGTGTCGTTGCTGTTGTTCTTGATGTTTGTATTCTTGTTATAATGActataattattgttatttatatccATGGGACATTTTTAGTGGTGGTTAGTCCTGGTTATAATCTTGAGTAgtttaacacttttttaaacgTCTTGTTCGggtcttctctttctttcttcgtGTATTCTCTATTTACGGAAACGTCGACGCTTCTTTTTAACTCGCCACCAAATCTACTGCACTGCCTTGCACCCTGTCCAACATCGCCGTGTCATTTACATCTCGGTCGTCTTTCGCAGTAAGTGATTACAGATGTacaaaatctttattttattctttattattggGTTTTAGTCATTGATCCCAGTCACACCAAAGTCTCCAGCATGGTCTCGCGTAATCTCAGGAAAAGTTAGGGAATCTTTTTAAGCAATGCACGGCAGTGAAACACTGTGCTGCATTTCTGACTACTGTATTTCATAGATTTAGGCTTTTCAatatttcagaaaagaaaaatcgaTCAGATTATGAAACGGCTTTCCGATAT
Protein-coding regions in this window:
- the sbno2a gene encoding protein strawberry notch homolog 2a isoform X3, whose protein sequence is MDDLSNPSLFSSTPDSLSEYADPAGFGIDSLSHIASEGSAVTPMWDTPGHSQGQLTRFQDLHNQDEINALLSNQPLTPYKLSEIGQTPPEEEEEADEEETEELGHVDTYAEYKPSKSTIGISHPDIVVETSTLSSVPPPDITYTLSIPDNTIRTGMLSALQLEAIIYACQQHEVILQNDQRAGFLIGDGAGVGKGRTIAGIILENYLKGRKRALWFSVSNDLKYDAERDLKDIDAPNIPVLALNKIKYGDTATSEGVLFATYSALIGESQAGGQHRTRLKQILDWCKPGFDGVIVFDECHKAKNATSTKMGKAVLDLQNKLPRARVVYASATGASEPKNMIYMSRLGIWGEGTPFRTFEDFLHAIEKRGVGAMEIVAMDMKVSGMYIARQLSFSGVSFRIEEIALDEEFKVVYNKAARLWAEALEVFTRAADMLGLVSRKSLWGQFWSSHQRFFKYLCIAAKVRRLVELAKAEMNQGKCIVIGLQSTGEARTREVLDENDGHLDRFVSAAEGVFQSLVQKHFPLEKPKREKTAGNKRKRKPRGRPPKFPKHCVEVGGVIKISDGSDSDSEDMDSDSNSSPDSLQDNDDVIFVNHINGPTAKLEELKQKLLAKIAELGKELPLNTLDELIDQFGGPEKVSEMTGRKGRVVRRPDGRVQYESRAEQGFTIDHVNIKEKERFMDGEKLVAIISEAASSGISLQADKRVQNKRRRVHMTLELPWSADRAIQQFGRTHRSNQVTAPEYIFLISELAGERRFASIVAKRLESLGALTHGDRRATESRDLSKYNVENKYGTKALDKITKAILGYIENKVPPPKGYPGGESRFFADMKKGMIDVGIFCKEPRFGLNTEKDCTITKFLNRILGLEVHQQNFLFQYFTNNFEYLIDKDKKEGKYDMGILDLAPGNDEIHEEKQEVFLTPGNPQEGQVILYKISVDRGMPWVEACSKADKLTGENEGFYLSHKLRGSQPCVLLAEQGRGRNLIVYKPNIGRQAHPENLENLQQRYRKVTPEEAKDCWENQFVFSFKKCSHANWKGKCKQLEQGQECWLGMRLRQYHMLCGALLRVWKRVADVVSDITNSSILQIVRLKTKQNSKQVGIKIPENCVERVRSELSQMDSEVKRARQQKEQRAQEQRAQEQRAQEQRILQERLRLEQQKFLYSRKPFSRPAMHPPNPPPYPSPQPGWAALPPKSQAVDEVLDLTLSPCPSPEPKPTRANGVAARLKFPETFHLEELISQEQQRARRPPLHPNSLDTLQTIHTRKQQQHTVLSVLQQNRANPGHLLTPQQNSGQFNTQLLRHNGSKPDINTLTNHGIRMQQFQQHVNSVSRPPQLLQPSPIQQDAHQHSLMHVHTHSLHTHVRENQMPVSEPAPLSLKLVQQGSLSSQSVTESSATPQDNFSFDLELLGHPAYSLTSKGPPSPSFSCPSPGTSSLFSSDPQSSSLSDSISPSSLFAPSSDRPHLPLPNGHCSSDAQDVHKALMARGSPVDRRHSVIQFNPLDWDAT
- the sbno2a gene encoding protein strawberry notch homolog 2a isoform X1 yields the protein MPVLPTSVAMDTEDFLHPEGPQLESPKYSAPGPPLPNAIESQLFSSNPWPFPQQTQYNQYSYPMQQSGRQFQVNPSSLDEFSSFPDVDFSVLTSGRNGDFAPDLSCMDDLSNPSLFSSTPDSLSEYADPAGFGIDSLSHIASEGSAVTPMWDTPGHSQGQLTRFQDLHNQDEINALLSNQPLTPYKLSEIGQTPPEEEEEADEEETEELGHVDTYAEYKPSKSTIGISHPDIVVETSTLSSVPPPDITYTLSIPDNTIRTGMLSALQLEAIIYACQQHEVILQNDQRAGFLIGDGAGVGKGRTIAGIILENYLKGRKRALWFSVSNDLKYDAERDLKDIDAPNIPVLALNKIKYGDTATSEGVLFATYSALIGESQAGGQHRTRLKQILDWCKPGFDGVIVFDECHKAKNATSTKMGKAVLDLQNKLPRARVVYASATGASEPKNMIYMSRLGIWGEGTPFRTFEDFLHAIEKRGVGAMEIVAMDMKVSGMYIARQLSFSGVSFRIEEIALDEEFKVVYNKAARLWAEALEVFTRAADMLGLVSRKSLWGQFWSSHQRFFKYLCIAAKVRRLVELAKAEMNQGKCIVIGLQSTGEARTREVLDENDGHLDRFVSAAEGVFQSLVQKHFPLEKPKREKTAGNKRKRKPRGRPPKFPKHCVEVGGVIKISDGSDSDSEDMDSDSNSSPDSLQDNDDVIFVNHINGPTAKLEELKQKLLAKIAELGKELPLNTLDELIDQFGGPEKVSEMTGRKGRVVRRPDGRVQYESRAEQGFTIDHVNIKEKERFMDGEKLVAIISEAASSGISLQADKRVQNKRRRVHMTLELPWSADRAIQQFGRTHRSNQVTAPEYIFLISELAGERRFASIVAKRLESLGALTHGDRRATESRDLSKYNVENKYGTKALDKITKAILGYIENKVPPPKGYPGGESRFFADMKKGMIDVGIFCKEPRFGLNTEKDCTITKFLNRILGLEVHQQNFLFQYFTNNFEYLIDKDKKEGKYDMGILDLAPGNDEIHEEKQEVFLTPGNPQEGQVILYKISVDRGMPWVEACSKADKLTGENEGFYLSHKLRGSQPCVLLAEQGRGRNLIVYKPNIGRQAHPENLENLQQRYRKVTPEEAKDCWENQFVFSFKKCSHANWKGKCKQLEQGQECWLGMRLRQYHMLCGALLRVWKRVADVVSDITNSSILQIVRLKTKQNSKQVGIKIPENCVERVRSELSQMDSEVKRARQQKEQRAQEQRAQEQRAQEQRILQERLRLEQQKFLYSRKPFSRPAMHPPNPPPYPSPQPGWAALPPKSQAVDEVLDLTLSPCPSPEPKPTRANGVAARLKFPETFHLEELISQEQQRARRPPLHPNSLDTLQTIHTRKQQQHTVLSVLQQNRANPGHLLTPQQNSGQFNTQLLRHNGSKPDINTLTNHGIRMQQFQQHVNSVSRPPQLLQPSPIQQDAHQHSLMHVHTHSLHTHVRENQMPVSEPAPLSLKLVQQGSLSSQSVTESSATPQDNFSFDLELLGHPAYSLTSKGPPSPSFSCPSPGTSSLFSSDPQSSSLSDSISPSSLFAPSSDRPHLPLPNGHCSSDAQDVHKALMARGSPVDRRHSVIQFNPLDWDAT